Proteins from a genomic interval of Corynebacterium deserti GIMN1.010:
- a CDS encoding ABC transporter ATP-binding protein: MTTDFSASSPDFRATTGNLEAASTFAIEVRNVVKKFGPKTAVDGISFNVKRGEVLALLGPNGAGKTTTIEMCEGFTTPTSGDIRILGINPATDPDRVRQNIGIMLQGGGSYSGIRVLEMLKLAASYNDSPHDPEWLLDVVGLREQRKTTYRRLSGGQQQRLSLALALISRPHIVFLDEPTAGMDAQSRNMVWDLINDLRRDGVTVVLTTHLMDEAESLADHVIIVANGQILAQGTPAELTAQRENKIATVSIETTTPLDTVQLGHDLADSFVDAVDIRSPRPLNYSIYADASPQVLANIAGAIARQNVLIRTLDTGHRSLEDVFLDITGKELRS, translated from the coding sequence GTGACTACTGATTTTTCTGCCTCGAGCCCCGATTTTCGGGCAACAACGGGCAATCTTGAGGCCGCGTCCACTTTCGCAATTGAAGTTCGAAATGTGGTGAAAAAGTTCGGCCCCAAAACAGCAGTCGACGGAATTTCCTTCAACGTAAAACGCGGCGAAGTCCTCGCGTTGCTCGGCCCCAACGGCGCGGGCAAAACAACCACCATTGAGATGTGCGAAGGTTTTACGACGCCCACCTCCGGCGACATTCGTATCCTGGGTATCAACCCAGCAACCGACCCCGACCGCGTACGCCAAAATATCGGCATCATGCTCCAAGGCGGCGGGTCCTATAGCGGTATCCGAGTACTGGAAATGCTCAAACTTGCCGCCTCGTACAACGACTCCCCTCACGATCCCGAGTGGCTTTTAGATGTCGTCGGCCTTCGCGAACAACGCAAAACCACCTACCGCCGACTTTCCGGTGGCCAACAGCAGCGCCTCTCCCTCGCATTGGCTCTCATCAGCCGCCCCCATATCGTGTTCCTCGACGAACCCACCGCGGGCATGGACGCTCAATCGCGCAACATGGTGTGGGACCTCATCAACGACCTTCGACGCGACGGCGTCACCGTTGTGCTGACCACCCACCTCATGGACGAGGCCGAATCCCTGGCCGACCACGTCATCATTGTGGCCAATGGACAAATCCTCGCCCAAGGCACCCCCGCTGAACTTACCGCACAGCGCGAAAACAAAATTGCCACTGTATCTATAGAGACAACGACGCCCTTAGATACCGTCCAGCTCGGGCATGACCTTGCAGACTCATTCGTGGATGCAGTAGATATTCGTTCACCCAGGCCACTGAACTATTCCATCTACGCCGATGCCTCCCCGCAGGTTTTGGCAAATATCGCAGGTGCCATTGCCCGCCAAAACGTACTTATTCGCACTCTAGATACTGGTCACCGCTCGCTCGAAGATGTCTTTTTAGATATCACCGGCAAAGAACTTAGGAGTTAG
- a CDS encoding ABC transporter permease, whose translation MSESSSQNVASGNFPRFPVGTFSPAPKRASAAKMLLAQGKMESMLFLRHGEQQLLSIIIPLVALIALSKFDIVPGETALSKTFPFALATAAMSAGFTGQAISLAFDRRYGALKRTGASGVPAWTIIFGKVIAVLAVTIVQIIILGATALLLGWTAPVGGVIFGIITLFLGVSSFTAFGMLMGGTLSSELVLALANLIWIVLSGVAAWAVFSPSVNADGFLSIIPSVALSQGMVNAFNGGLPWLQLGILLGWLAFIGVAATKLFKFSSQR comes from the coding sequence ATGTCTGAATCTTCCTCCCAAAACGTCGCATCTGGAAACTTCCCACGATTCCCTGTCGGCACATTTAGCCCCGCCCCCAAGCGAGCATCAGCTGCCAAAATGCTGCTTGCCCAAGGCAAAATGGAATCGATGCTCTTCCTGCGCCACGGCGAGCAGCAGCTCCTCAGCATCATCATCCCGCTGGTTGCTCTCATCGCGTTGTCCAAATTTGACATTGTTCCCGGCGAAACCGCGCTGAGCAAGACATTCCCCTTTGCCCTCGCGACGGCTGCGATGAGTGCCGGATTCACCGGCCAAGCAATCAGCCTTGCCTTCGACCGTCGCTATGGAGCTCTCAAGCGCACCGGCGCCAGCGGAGTCCCCGCATGGACCATCATCTTCGGCAAAGTAATCGCAGTTCTCGCCGTCACCATTGTCCAGATCATCATTTTAGGAGCCACCGCGCTCCTTTTGGGATGGACCGCTCCCGTAGGCGGCGTTATCTTCGGCATCATCACCTTGTTCCTCGGGGTATCCAGCTTCACTGCTTTCGGTATGCTCATGGGTGGCACTTTATCCTCGGAATTAGTGCTTGCACTGGCCAATCTCATCTGGATTGTGCTCTCCGGCGTTGCAGCGTGGGCGGTGTTTTCCCCCTCCGTCAATGCAGATGGGTTCCTGTCCATTATCCCGTCTGTAGCCTTGTCCCAGGGGATGGTCAATGCTTTTAATGGGGGTCTCCCGTGGCTCCAGTTGGGCATTTTGCTTGGCTGGCTGGCCTTCATTGGGGTTGCCGCAACAAAGCTGTTCAAGTTCTCTTCTCAGCGCTAG
- a CDS encoding COX15/CtaA family protein, whose amino-acid sequence MSTSVAPSSQPVKLKPIAKWAPTIKVQRFLALLLLIFQGGITVTGSIVRVTGSGLGCDTWPLCHEGSLVPVAGAAPWIHQAVEFGNRMLTFVLVAAALAVFLAVLGAKRRKEIVVHSFIQGLGIILQAVIGGITVLVDLHWYAVALHFLPSMILVFMAAILYTRIGEPDDGEVVTTFPSWIRTVAVIGAVALSIVLITGTMTTGAGVHSGDSGVGMDGRLEVDIDWIAHVHGYSMYVYLFFTLIVVAGLYRSQASTHSKKLGLMLILFILVQAGIGILQYRMGVPRWTIPFHIAMSSVVVAFTSLLWSQGRVRKGGSATVTGSPEGDQKHRELSARKAA is encoded by the coding sequence GTGTCTACGTCAGTTGCCCCCTCATCTCAGCCCGTGAAGTTGAAGCCCATCGCCAAGTGGGCGCCGACAATCAAAGTGCAGCGATTTCTTGCGTTGCTTTTGCTCATTTTCCAGGGAGGCATTACCGTCACCGGCTCGATTGTGCGTGTGACGGGCTCTGGACTTGGTTGTGATACGTGGCCACTGTGCCATGAGGGGTCGCTGGTTCCAGTTGCTGGCGCTGCACCGTGGATTCACCAGGCAGTGGAGTTTGGCAACCGTATGCTGACGTTTGTGCTGGTAGCAGCTGCGTTGGCGGTGTTCCTGGCGGTGTTGGGTGCGAAGCGTCGTAAAGAAATCGTGGTTCATTCCTTCATTCAGGGACTCGGCATCATTTTGCAGGCGGTTATCGGTGGCATCACGGTGTTGGTGGATCTCCACTGGTATGCGGTTGCGCTGCACTTCCTGCCGTCGATGATTCTGGTGTTTATGGCAGCGATTCTATACACGCGCATTGGGGAGCCAGATGATGGTGAGGTTGTCACCACGTTCCCTTCGTGGATTCGTACTGTTGCAGTAATCGGTGCTGTCGCGCTATCGATCGTGTTGATCACGGGAACCATGACCACGGGCGCAGGTGTGCACTCGGGTGACTCGGGCGTCGGTATGGATGGCCGTTTGGAAGTCGATATTGACTGGATCGCGCACGTCCACGGCTACAGCATGTATGTCTACCTCTTCTTCACCCTCATAGTGGTGGCTGGCCTGTACCGTTCACAAGCGTCCACGCACAGCAAGAAGCTGGGTCTGATGTTGATTCTGTTCATTTTGGTCCAGGCGGGAATTGGTATTTTGCAGTACCGCATGGGTGTGCCACGGTGGACGATTCCGTTCCACATTGCAATGTCATCTGTTGTCGTTGCATTCACCTCACTGTTGTGGTCGCAGGGCCGTGTTCGCAAGGGTGGTTCCGCGACAGTGACTGGTTCGCCAGAGGGTGACCAGAAGCATAGGGAGTTAAGCGCTCGCAAGGCTGCTTAA
- a CDS encoding quinone oxidoreductase family protein, producing MKAIVISRTGGPEVLEFTDFDAPKPNDDQVLVEVDMAGVNYIDTYYREGVYHSRLPFIPGFEGTGRVIQDPQGLIAEGTKVAWCDAMGSYAQQVCVPRDRLAAVPEGVSPEVAASMLLQGITAHYLTNGVYELKEGDSCLITAGAGGVGLLATQMAASKGVRVYSVVSTDEKAELAFDAGAHEVFRYSDNLAEQVRRHNGGRGVDVVYDGVGKSTFSESLEAVRPRGTVCLFGAASGPVEPFDPQLLNTHGSIYLTRPSIGAWTSEEGEFAKRAQAVTQAIVDGSLRVRVTGTYALADAHLAHQDLQSRATSGSLVLEVPKN from the coding sequence ATGAAGGCAATCGTAATTTCTCGCACTGGTGGGCCTGAGGTACTCGAGTTCACGGATTTTGACGCTCCGAAACCAAACGATGATCAAGTGTTGGTGGAGGTAGATATGGCGGGTGTCAACTATATCGACACCTATTATCGCGAGGGTGTGTATCACTCGCGGTTGCCGTTCATCCCGGGTTTTGAAGGCACCGGCCGCGTTATCCAGGATCCTCAAGGGCTTATCGCTGAGGGGACAAAAGTCGCGTGGTGTGACGCCATGGGTTCGTATGCTCAGCAGGTATGTGTGCCCCGCGATCGTCTGGCTGCGGTACCGGAGGGAGTGAGCCCGGAGGTTGCAGCATCGATGTTGTTGCAGGGCATCACTGCGCATTATTTGACCAATGGTGTGTATGAGCTCAAAGAGGGCGATTCCTGCTTAATCACGGCAGGTGCCGGTGGCGTGGGCTTGCTGGCAACGCAGATGGCGGCGTCGAAAGGCGTGCGGGTGTATTCGGTGGTGTCCACTGATGAGAAAGCCGAGCTGGCATTTGATGCTGGCGCGCATGAGGTGTTCCGCTACTCGGATAATTTGGCGGAGCAGGTGCGTCGTCACAACGGTGGTCGGGGCGTGGATGTGGTGTATGACGGCGTTGGTAAGTCGACGTTTAGTGAGTCCCTGGAGGCAGTTCGCCCGCGCGGGACAGTGTGCTTGTTTGGTGCGGCATCAGGTCCGGTTGAGCCGTTTGATCCGCAGCTACTCAACACGCACGGTTCGATTTACCTCACGCGCCCAAGCATCGGCGCGTGGACGTCGGAGGAAGGCGAGTTTGCCAAGCGCGCACAGGCCGTCACCCAAGCCATCGTGGACGGTTCCCTGAGAGTTCGGGTCACAGGCACCTACGCGCTTGCCGACGCGCACCTCGCCCATCAGGACCTGCAGTCCCGCGCGACGAGCGGCTCACTGGTGCTTGAGGTACCCAAGAACTAG
- a CDS encoding heme o synthase produces the protein MIDVKMQRCGGKSLETIKAYIALTKPRVIELLLVATIPTMLQAERGENNILLILLTVFGGWMGAAAANTFNMVADSDIDQRMGRTRARPLVRHTVSNRNASIFAWVLTIASFLWLWLLCKSLLAGIFVLITIAFYIFVYTKWLKRRTHMNIVWGGAAGCMPVLVGWAVIVDQFEPGVPQQWWQAIVLFMVIFFWTPPHTWALAMKYREDYKAAGVPMLPVVRTPVQVTLQIVWYSVATVVTTFLLIPATGWIYSIAAVVSGVAFLYMAIKLHLGIKNGGKVKPLKLFILSNNYLAVLFVALSVDAVLGLQTIGDMLGWTTTFF, from the coding sequence ATGATTGATGTAAAAATGCAACGTTGTGGAGGAAAATCCTTGGAGACGATCAAGGCCTATATTGCGCTAACAAAGCCCAGGGTGATCGAACTCCTACTTGTCGCCACAATTCCCACGATGCTTCAGGCAGAACGTGGGGAAAACAATATCCTGCTCATCCTTCTCACCGTCTTTGGTGGCTGGATGGGAGCAGCAGCGGCCAACACCTTCAATATGGTGGCCGATTCTGATATTGATCAGCGCATGGGACGCACAAGGGCGAGGCCACTGGTTCGCCACACTGTCAGTAACCGCAACGCCTCCATCTTTGCGTGGGTGCTTACGATCGCTAGCTTTTTGTGGCTGTGGCTGCTGTGTAAATCGCTGCTGGCCGGCATTTTCGTGCTTATCACCATTGCGTTCTACATCTTCGTTTACACCAAGTGGCTAAAGCGACGCACCCACATGAACATTGTCTGGGGTGGCGCAGCAGGATGTATGCCAGTTCTCGTCGGTTGGGCTGTGATTGTTGATCAATTCGAGCCCGGCGTCCCACAGCAGTGGTGGCAGGCAATCGTCTTGTTCATGGTCATCTTCTTCTGGACACCTCCACACACCTGGGCACTCGCCATGAAATACCGCGAAGACTATAAGGCCGCAGGCGTTCCGATGCTTCCCGTCGTTCGCACCCCAGTCCAGGTAACACTGCAGATTGTGTGGTACTCCGTTGCCACCGTCGTGACCACCTTCTTGCTCATCCCAGCAACCGGTTGGATCTACTCCATCGCCGCCGTGGTTTCCGGCGTGGCGTTCCTGTACATGGCCATAAAGCTGCACCTCGGCATCAAAAACGGTGGCAAGGTTAAGCCTTTGAAGCTGTTTATCCTCTCCAACAACTACCTTGCAGTGCTCTTCGTTGCCCTGTCCGTCGACGCTGTGCTTGGCCTCCAGACCATCGGCGACATGCTCGGCTGGACCACCACGTTCTTCTAA